Proteins from one Deltaproteobacteria bacterium genomic window:
- a CDS encoding DUF111 family protein — protein sequence MSLHINAKNGIAGNMSVAALIDLGADQETVVRTAENAASTLISTKAVLRKVSRNGIAALHLDTVCEDMSFPIEDIKRAIGSADIEGTQRALNILETLIKAEQEYHMTHHVHFHEIGCADLVFDIVGTIKALELLGETDITCTPVSVGGGTVTFSHGTLDVPAPATKKILETYRIPFAKGPIDRELATPTGVAILANIVGRYTEHASALQTGYGAGSNFNGIPNVLEISRVAS from the coding sequence ATGTCCTTACATATCAATGCCAAAAACGGGATTGCCGGTAATATGTCGGTGGCGGCCCTGATCGATCTTGGAGCCGATCAAGAAACTGTAGTGAGAACCGCGGAAAATGCCGCGTCCACACTCATCAGCACAAAAGCGGTCCTGCGCAAGGTTTCCAGAAACGGAATTGCGGCCTTGCATCTCGATACCGTATGCGAGGACATGTCCTTTCCCATAGAGGATATCAAGCGTGCGATCGGTTCGGCGGATATCGAGGGTACGCAACGCGCCCTGAATATCTTGGAAACACTCATCAAGGCCGAGCAGGAATACCACATGACCCACCATGTGCATTTCCATGAGATCGGATGCGCCGATCTGGTCTTCGATATCGTGGGAACCATCAAAGCGCTCGAGCTTCTGGGAGAAACCGATATCACGTGCACGCCGGTCTCCGTAGGCGGTGGAACCGTGACGTTCTCCCACGGTACGCTGGACGTGCCCGCTCCGGCGACCAAAAAGATATTGGAGACCTACAGGATCCCGTTTGCCAAAGGTCCCATCGACCGGGAGCTCGCCACGCCCACCGGAGTCGCCATTCTCGCCAATATTGTGGGAAGATACACGGAACACGCTTCCGCCCTTCAAACGGGATACGGAGCAGGATCGAACTTCAACGGTATACCCAACGTCCTGGAAATCAGCCGCGTGGCTTCCTGA